A single Drechmeria coniospora strain ARSEF 6962 chromosome 03, whole genome shotgun sequence DNA region contains:
- a CDS encoding membrane-associated progesterone receptor component 1: MDYVEHRMAHEAVREAADSAGILTPLNAILALILLYSLHATFFRGASSSNRSLHRPPPPVVFRTYTPRTLLPFNGENDGPVYFAVRGRVFDVSRGRNFYGPGGPYSNFAGRDASRGLACGSFDEEMLTKDLDGPLDPLDGLGRDELEALQGWEERFLEKYDVVGKLVSAHEYGESTGPK; encoded by the exons ATGGACTATGTCGAGCATCGCATGGCTCACGAAGCCGTCAGAGAAGCCGCTGA CTCCGCCGGCATTCTCACGCCCCTcaacgccatcctcgccttGATCCTCCTCTACTCGCTCCATGCGACCTTCTTCCGCGGCGCTTCCTCGTCCAACCGTTCGCTGCACCGTCCcccgccgcccgtcgtcttCCGAACCTACACGCCGCGCACCCTTCTCCCCTTCAACGGCGAGAACGACGGTCCAGTCTATTTCGCCGTTCGTGGCCGCGTCTTCGACGTCTCTCGCGGCCGCAACTTTTACGGGCCCGGAGGCCCGTACTCCAACTTTGCTGGTCGCGACGCCAGCCGCGGCCTCGCCTGCGGGAGCTTCGATGAGGAAATGCTGACAAAGGACCTCGATGGCCCGCTCGACCCTCTCGACGGGCTGGGCAGGGATGAGCTCGAGGCCCTTCAAGGCTGGGAGGAGAGGTTCCTGGAGAAGTACGACGTTGTCGGCAAGCTGGTATCTGCTCACGAGTATGGAGAAAGCACCGGCCCCAAGTAG
- a CDS encoding heavy metal tolerance protein produces the protein MDSSPETGSAGLPALYYLYPAVVFLYFNCSSLASVCTLKRFKDDDVTRPETASRSAVLALLALCVFSCAAQLTTYALHAFAQKQWPREDHLIVGTFSSLLIFGMQASVLSDHGRTVGHPFVGSWFLALAFETAIAILSARAILSNHASSRYDMTELMLVGLRVLTLTLLIASPRLAPGPKAPVEAGDEERQSLLAQAVDGDQARTTGKTQYGAAAASDQASVSSEFAWERIERETLEARQRRLKQGGNWFEYAKEFMVRAPSRVPSAPRHIRPSSKLTPSLQLFFPYIWPVGNRSLQLHAAGVVLCIFASNALHLLIPRQTGIIMDSLSGTNSTSPWIAVIVFAALRLAASETGIELLRQRLWIPVKYYSRDSISRAAYSHIMHLSADFHDSKSSSDMMSAIFGGTALSSVVENILLQAAPMLIDMCVAIVYLSVTFGPYEGLITVVTGATFFLMASRFVAISKAGCRKRIHALYQESNVRHAGLLGWQTVSAFNQIGYEDNRHANSVTNRWLHEKQYAISRHMSVAFQTMVLTCGLLVSAFLAVSRIQTGKATSGQFAMLLMYWAQLTSPLQFFARLAEDVSDEFIDAETLLHVMQTKPTVENKKGARPLKFVAGNVDFQRVSFSYNGQKETIKNISLNVAPGEKVAFVGSTGAGKSTMLRLLGRFYDLALTPPRSLRDRIGIVPQNPILFDDTIMNNVRYGRITASDEEVFEACKAACIHDKIKDFTNGYDARVGERGVKLSGGELQRVAIARAILKKPDIVLLDEATSAVDTDTEQNIQKSFGSLCRGRTTFIVAHRLSTIMNADRIVVVEHGELIEQGSHQELVAAGGRYADLWSKQVFLQPHGKANDVAKFIDDRPDPAADASASAPTTVGQGKGEAGGGDGGEMVRTEMGQAREECKAPQQRAREGYKLNPVAPEFTPRELSKSASEGHNSLPGAVGTSDNVGDVAVAASLPASQQWSDDVTGVEPGEGPDSKRNIASPGNEGTRVKMMTPVGEAAEHGQVDLSDNDGIGPLTKKTHATNKSAGDCGDASSDA, from the exons ATGGATTCCTCTCCAGAGACGGGCTCGGCTGGATTGCCAGCCCTGTACTACTTGTACCCGGCTGTCGTCTTTCTCTACTTCAACTGTTCGTCCCTCGCCTCCGTCTGTACCCTGAAGCGCTtcaaggacgacgatgtcACAAGGCCAGAGACCGCTAGCCGTTCAGcggtcctcgccctcctcgccctctgtGTCTTCTCTTGCGCCGCCCAGCTAACCACCTATGCGCTGCATGCCTTCGCTCAGAAGCAGTGGCCTCGCGAGGACCATCTGATTGTTGGCACCTTCTCTAGCCTGCTCATATTTGGCATGCAAGCGAGCGTGCTCTCCGACCACGGCAGAACTGTCGGCCATCCCTTTGTCGGTTCCTGGTTCTTGGCTTTGGCCTTTGAgaccgccatcgccatcctctcGGCGAGAGCGATCCTCTCGAACCATGCCTCTAGCAGGTACGACATGACCGAGCTGATGCTCGTAGGCTTGAGGGTATTGACCCTTACGCTTCTCATCGCCTCGCCACGCCTCGCACCCGGACCTAAAGCACCTGTCGaggcaggcgacgaggagcgccAGTCGTTATTGGCCCAGGCTGTGGACGGGGACCAGGCTCGGACGACCGGCAAAACTCAGtacggcgcggcggccgcttCGGACCAAGCTTCGGTTTCTTCCGAATTCGCATGGGAACGCATCGAAAGAGAAACCCTTGAAGCCAGGCAGAGGCGCCTGAAGCAAGGCGGCAACTGGTTCGAGTACGCAAAGGAATTCATGGTAAGAGCCCCCTCGCGCGTGCCCAGTGCACCGCGCCACATTCGCCCGAGTTCCAAGTTGACCCCTTCCTTACAGCTCTTCTTTCCGTACATCTGGCCTGTCGGCAACCGATCCCTCCAGCTTCACGCAGCAGGCGTTGTTCTCTGTATTTTTGCATCTAATGCGCTTCATCTCCTCATCCCTCGACAGACCGGCATCATCATGGACAGCTTGAGCGGCACAAACTCAACCAGTCCGTGGATCGCAGTCATCGTATTTGCCGCTTTGCGCCTGGCCGCGTCCGAGACGGGCATCGAGCTCCTCCGCCAGAGGCTCTGGATTCCAGTGAAGTACTATTCCCGCGATTCCATCAGCCGGGCGGCATATTCTCACATAATGCACCTTTCTGCCGACTTTCACGACTCGAAAAGTTCATCCGACATGATGTCGGCCATCTTCGGCGGAACTGCCCTCTCCAGTGTTGTCGAAAATATCCTGCTTCAGGCGGCGCCCATGCTCATCGACATGTGTGTAGCCATTGTGTATCTGTCAGTCACGTTTGGCCCGTACGAAGGTCTCATAACCGTCGTTACCGGAGCAACCTTCTTTCTCATGGCCAGTCGTTTTGTGGCCATCTCGAAAGCTGGCTGCCGCAAGCGAATCCACGCTTTGTACCAGGAGAGTAACGTTAGACACGCCGGATTGCTCGGCTGGCAAACTGTCAGCGCCTTCAATCAGATTGGCTACGAGGACAATCGGCACGCGAACTCGGTGACAAATCGCTGGCTGCACGAGAAGCAGTACGCCATCAGCCGGCATATGTCTGTCGCCTTCCAAACCATGGTTCTCACTTGCGGCTTGCTCGTGAGCGCTTTCTTGGCAGTGTCCAGAATCCAAACGGGCAAGGCAACGTCTGGACAGTTTGCCATGCTGCTCATGTACTGGGCCCAGCTCACCTCGCCACTTCAATTCTTTGCCCGGCTGGCTGAAGATGTGAGTGACGAGTTCATTGACGCAGAGACATTGCTCCATGTTATGCAGACGAAGCCAACGGTTGAAAACAAAAAAGGGGCACGTCCGCTGAAGTTCGTTGCCGGAAACGTCGATTTCCAGCGAGTTTCCTTCAGCTACAATGGCCAAAAGGAAACCATCAAGAACATCAGCTTGAACGTCGCCCCAGGTGAGAAGGTGGCTTTTGTGGGCTCCACAGGAGCCGGCAAGTCGACGATGCTCAGGCTTCTCGGCCGCTTCTACGAC CTCGCGCTGACACCGCCCCGTAGCCTCCGAGATCGTATCGGCATTGTCCCCCAGAATCCCATCTTGTTCGATGACACCATCATGAACAACGTCCGGTATGGCCGAATAACGGCCAGTGACGAAGAAGTGTTTGAAGCTTGCAAGGCAGCCTGTATTCATGACAAGATCAAAGACTTCACGAATG GATACGATGCACGAGTTGGAGAGCGGGGCGT AAAACTTTCCGGCGGCGAACTCCAGCGAGTCGCCATCGCCAGGGCTATTTTGAAGAAGCCGGACATtgttctcctcgacgaggcgacgagcgcgGTGGACACTGATACTGAGCAGAATATCCAGAAATCTTTCGGGAGTCTCTGTCGAGGACGCACGACGTTCATCGTGGC GCACCGGCTGTCGACGATCATGAATGCCGACCGAATTGTAGTTGTGGAACACGGCGAGCTGATCGAGCAGGGTAGCCATCAGGAACTTGTTGCCGCTGGTGGCCGCTACGCAGACTTGTGGTCGAAGCAAGTTTTCCTGCAACCCCACGGAAAGGCAAATGATGTTGCTAAATTCATCGACGACCGACCGGACCCGGCGGCGGATGCTTCTGCCTCAGCGCCGACCACTGTTGGGCAGGGCAAGGGTGAggcaggtggtggtgatggtggtgagaTGGTTCGTACCGAGATGGGGCAGGCTCGCGAAGAGTGCAAAGCGCCCCAGCAGCGGGCGAGGGAG GGGTACAAGTTGAATCCGGTTGCGCCCGAATTTACGCCTCGGGAACTATCCAAGTCTGCTTCTGAAGGCCACAATTCGCTGCCgggtgccgtcggcacctCTGACAACGTTggtgacgtcgccgtcgccgccagcctgCCTGCCAGCCAGCAATGGTCAGACGACGTCACAGGTGTTGAACCAGGAGAGGGCCCAGATTCCAAGCGGAATATCGCGTCACCCGGAAACGAGGGAACTCGAGTGAAGATGATGACGCCGGTCGGAGAAGCAGCAGAGCACGGGCAGGTCGACTTGTCAGACAACGACGGCATTGGTCCTCTGACGAAGAAGACGCATGCGACGAACAAGTCTGCAGGGGACTGTGGCG ACGCATCTTCCGATGCCTAG